The sequence CGACCTTTTTTGTGTCGCCGACCTTGAGGCCGAGCAGCCCCTGCTCAAGTCCGCTGACCAACTCGCCTCTGCCGTGGATATAGACCAGCGGCTCCTGCCCGACGTTGGTGCCGGCTTGGCTGCCGTCGCCCAGGGTTAAGGTGTATTCCAGTGAGACCTGTCTGCCGTCGGCAATCGTCATTGCTTCGGCGGCCTGATCCTCAGCCCATGCGCTCCAGCTCCCTATGAGGAGAGCCATGACAAGCGCGCTCATGCTCCAGATTGGACGTGTCATTGTGTGTTTCCTTTCAAAAAAGGGTATGAAAATGTGATTCATCCTCTCTTGCTGCTCAGACAGGCGAGGATGAATCACCCCGTCCACCCTGGGGCAGAACGCCGGGGCTGAGAAGCGTCGTGTGCGCTACAGCATACGCGGCGGATTCAGATGGGAGCCGAGGGTGCCCTTGAACACCTTGAACAGGTGGTCGAGATCCCACGGACCCGGGCTGTAAATCGTCTTTTCCGGCTCAAGATGGGTATAGACGGAGATCCGGTAACCGCTGGCGCCAAACGCCTGACCCGTCACCTCCTGGGCGTCGTCGCTGGCCAGGAAAACCACAATCGGGGCGACATTGGCCGGGTCCATGGGGCTGGCTTGTTCCTGGGCGGCATCACTGCTCTCGGTCAAGCCCATCTGCTGGGCAAAATTGGCCGGGATGGTGTCGGTCATACGGGTCGCCGCACCGGGCAGGATGGCGTTGCAGGTCACGCCGTATTTCTTGAGGGCGTTGGCGCAGCTGTAGGTCAAACCCAGGATGCCCGCCTTGGCGGCCGCATAGTTGGGCTGGCCGGGTGCGCCGAGGGCCGAGCCGGACGAAAAATTGATGATACGGCCGCCCTTTTGCTGGCGCATCAGCGCCGAAGCCGGACGAATGGTGCAAAAGTGGCCCTTCAGATGGACCGCGACCACCGCGTCCCACTCTTCTTCGCTCATATTGAAGATCATGCGGTCGCGCAGAATCCCGGCGCAGTTGACCAGAATATCCAGTTTGCCGAAGCTATCGACCGCAGTCTGGATCAGCGCCTCGCCGCCCTCGACGGTGGCGATATTGCTGGTGTTGGCCACGGCCTGACCGCCAGCCGCGCTGATCTCATCCACCACCTGCTGGGCCGGACCGGTGTCCTGCCCCTCACCGTCCACGCTGGCGCCGAGATCGTTGACCACGACCTTGGCCCCTTCTTTGGCCATGAGGGTGACAATTCCGCGTCCGATGCCGCGGCCCGAGCCGGTCACGACTGCAACTTTTCCGTCAAGTTTGCCCATTGTTGTTCCTCCTTATGATGTCATCCTTTTGGTAATCCCAGGACCCGGTCGCCCAGGATGCCACGCTGAATCTCTGAGGTCCCGCCGGCTATGGTCAGCAAACGGTAGGCCAGGGCGGCCTTGGGCCAGCGCCCGCTTCTGAGCGCGTGGTCCGAGCCCTGAACGAGCTGGGCGTAGGGACCGAGCAGTTCGGTGGCAAACATGGCCAGCCGCATGTTCAGCTCCGAGCCGGCCAGTTTGTTGACCGAGCCTTCGGGGCCGGGCGGATTGCCCTGAATACGCTTGCTGAGGCTGCGGAACATATTGTAGGTGATGGCCTTGCACTCAATCGAGAACTGGGCCAGCTGTTGGCGAACCGCAGGGTCCTGGCTGGCCGGTTTGCCGCCCAGGTCAAGTTCTTTGGCCAGGTCGATGAGTTCGGCCAGATGGCGGTGGACGGGCAGCTCGTTGCCAATCCCGGCCCGCTCGTGCATCAGGGTGGTGACCAGGACCTTCCAGCCTTCGTCCTTGGGACCGATCAGATTTGTGCGGGGTACGCGCACATCTTCAAAAAAGACCTCGTTGAACTCGGCGTCTCCGGTCATCTGCACCAGCGGCCGCAGGCTGAGGCCGGGCGTCTTCATATCGACCAGCAGACAGCTGATGCCCTTGTGCTTGGGGGCGTCCGGATTGGTGCGTACAAACAGTTGGATATAGTCGGCGCGGTGGGCGAAGCTGGTCCAGACTTTCTGGCCGTTGACCACAAAATAGTCGCCCTGTTCAACGGCCCGGGTCTGCATCGAGGCCAGGTCGGAGCCGGCGCCCGGTTCCGACAGCCCCTCACACCAGATTTCGTCCCCAGACAGAATCTTGGGCAGATGGTCTTTTTTCTGCTCGTCCGTGCCCCAGTGGATCAGTGTCGGGCCGGCCATCATCAGGCCCAGGGTATTGGCAAAACGCGGCGCGTGAGCCTTGGCCATTTCCTGGTTGTAGATGAACATCTGCATCAGACTCGCCCCGCGGCCGCCGTACTCCTTGGGCCAGTGGATGCCGACCCAGCCGTCCTTGGAGGCGGTCTTTTGCCAGGCGCGTTGATACTCGAAGCGGGCGTCGACATCAATATCGTCGAAGTGCTGGGGGTCGTAACCCTCGGGCAAATTGGCCTGCAGCCAGGTCTGGACCTCCTGACGAAAGGCTTCCTCTTCGGGGGTAAAGTTGAAATCCATGCTGTTCCTCCGCGCCGGCCAGCTTAACCGCTTCGCCAGCCAGGGTAAAGGGTTGCGGGGGCGAACAGGGCTTGCGGTTTCGACTGCCGGGCGTCATAAGGGCGTCTACAAGCAGGCACGACAGGAGATCAGGATGGCGATCAACGGCAAGCGGTATTGGGGTATTCTGCCGCCACAAACGGCGGTCCAGATTCTTGACGCGGCCAAAAGTGCCGAAGAGCTGGGGCTGGACGGGCTGTGGGGCATTCAGCTGCCCGGCCCGCCGTTTTTGCCCCTGGCCACCGCCGCGGGCGGAACCCAGCGGCTGAAACTCGGCACCGGGGTGACGCTGGCCTTTACCCGGAGTCCGTTTGAAACGGCGTTGTCGGCCCTGGACCTCGACCTGATCAGCGGCGGCCGGACGGTCCTGGGCATCGGTCCCAGCGTGCGCCGCTTTAACGAGAACTGGCACGGCGTGGCCTACGACCCGCCCCTGGCGCGTCTGCGCGAGGTCATTACCCTCATCCGTCTGATCATTGAACAGGGCCATCTGGGCAAGCTCGGCAAATGGCAGGGCGCGTACTACACGGTCGATTTCAGCGACCTGAATATCCTGCGCCCGCCGGTCCGGCCCAGTATTCCGATCTACCTGTCGGCCCTGTTCACCGGTGCGGTGCGGCTGGCCGGCGAACTCGGCGACGGGCTGGCCGGCCACCCGATCTGGTCGGCGGAGTGGATTCGAGACCGGGTGGAGCCGAATCTCGAGGCGGGGCTGGCCACGGCCAACAAAAACCGCCGCGATTTCGATCTGAACATCTGGGCCTATGTGGCGATTCATCCTGACCGACGCCAGGCGATTGCCGATGCGCGGGGCACGGTCGCCTTTTATTCGTCCATCGCCCAGTATGAGAAGTATTTTGCCGCCCACGGGTTTGGCGAGGCCGCCCGTCGGGCTGCGGCGGCCGCTCAGGCCCAGGATCCCAAGGCCATGATTACGGCCATTCCGGACGCCATGGTCGAAACCTTTGCGGTGGTCGGAACGCCGGACGAGGTGCGTGCTCAGATCAACGCGCGCTGGGAAGTGGCAGATTCACTGACCCTGATGGAGCCCTCGTTTTTCCTCAAGGCCGAGCAAGTACGCGCCTATCAGCACGCCCTGGTCGAGACGCTGTACCGTTGAGTGTCGAACCGATCCGGGGCCACTTATTTGTCCTGATACAGTTTGTCCAACTGGCTCAGCAGATCCGCCCGGCTGCCGGGAGGAGCCTCTTCGGACGCTGGGGGCGGCTGTGGCGGGGATGACTCGCCCGCACCGGCTTCGGCCCCGAGTTGGGCCAGCTGGCGTTGCAACTGGGCGATGAGCCGCTCCTTGTCGGCCAGCTCCTGACGTAGCTGTCGAACCAGGGCCTCAAGCTCGGCCGTACTTGCCTGGTGGGCTGCCATACGCCCTGTCTCATCATACGCCTGGGGCGTTTGCAAGGCGGCTTTGACAAGCCGCAGCCCGGTTGCTAGTCGGTACGGCTATGGATACCAGCGTGCCGGATGGGCTGAGGGCGGCGGTTGAGCGAACCTGGGGGGCTGAGATTGCGGCGGTCGAGCCCTTGGCCGGTGACGCCTCAAGCCGCAGCTACCTGCGTCTGCGTTTGCGCGACGGCGGGCCGCCGAGTGTGGTGGTGATGGTGCTGGCCGATAGCGCCCTGCCCCTGTCGTCGGAAGAACTGGCGGTGTTTTCCGAGCCGCTGACCGAGCTGCCGTATGTGAATGTTGACCGCTTTCTGCGACCGCTCGGCATGCGTATTCCAGACCTGTATTACGACGGCCAAAAAGAGGGCTTTCTGCTGCTCGAAGATATCGGCGATACGCCGCTCCGCGAGGCCGCCCAGGCCGGTTCGGCAGCCGATACGGAAGCCCTGTACCGCCAGGCCATTGACCAGCTGCTGTTGCTCCAGATTAGCGGCACCCGTAAACGCGACAGCACCTGCATCGCCTTTCAGCAGCGCTTTGATCGGCGGCTGTTCGCCTGGGAGTTTGAGCATTTTGTCGAGTGGGGGCTTGAAAAGCGAACCGGCAGGCCGCTGCCCGAGGCTGATGCCAAGGTGCTGCGGCCCCTGTTTGAGGACATTGCCGGGCGGCTTGATCGTGCGCCGGCGTTTCTCAACCACCGCGACTATCACAGCTGGAACCTGTTTGTGCACGACCGCGAGATTCGGGTCATTGACTTCCAGGATGCGCTGCTGGGTCCCGCCACTTATGACTTGGCGACCCTGCTGAACGACCGCGATACGCCGGCAGTGATCGCCCCGGATCTGGAGCACCGGCTGGTCGAGTATTACTATGACGCCTGGCACCAGGCCGGTGGAGATCCGCTGTCACACGACACGGTGTGGCACGAGTACAACCTGTGCCTGTTGCAGAAAGCGTGTAAAGTGGTCGGCCGGTTTTATTATCTGGAGCTGGAAAAGCACAAGACCGGCTACAGCCGCTATATTCCGCCGACCCTGGCAACCATCCGCCGGGTGCTCGAACGCCTGCCCGAGTATCGTCCCTTGCAGGATATTGTGGCCCGACATTTTCCCCAAGCTGAACGATGAGAGCCACTTCATCGAGAAGAGACCTCCGTTCGCCTTGCTCGCCATGCGTGCCATGATTCTGGCCGCCGGGCTGGGGACCCGCCTGCGGCCGCTCACCAACACGACGCCCAAGGCGCTGGCCCCGGTGGCGGACCGCCCGCTGATCGAGTACGCCCTGCGTTTTGTGCGCGCGCAGGGCATCCACGAGGTGGTGATCAACCTCCATTACCTGGGCGATCAGATTCGGGCCAGGCTGGGGGACGGGCGAGACTACGGCGTGCGGATTACCTATTCTGTTGAGGAGCGGCTGCTGGAGACCGGGGGCGGGGTGAAGCAGGCTCAGGCGTTGCTGGACGGCGGAACGTTTCTGGTCGTCAACTCTGACGCCATTCTCGATCTCGATCTGGCTGCGGTGCTCGACGCCCACCGACGTAACCGGGCCGTGGCTACCCTGGTCCTACGGCCCGATCCCGACGCGGCCAGCTACGGTCTGTTGGAGATTGACCAGAGCGGCCGCCTGCGCCGTTTACGCGGCCAGCCGGCCGGGGTGGATGAGCCGCTGTCGGCCTATATGTTCACCGGCTGTCAGATTCTTGAACCCAGGGTTTTTGATTTCATGCCCACGCCGACGCCGTTCAGCCTCACCCGTCAGACCTATGTCGAGATGCTCCGGGCCGGGGAGCCGCTGTACGGCTTTGTCCATACCGGGCCGTGGATGGTGGTGGACGATGCCGAGGGCATGGCCCGGGCAACGCAGGCCATCCGCTCAGGACGGCTACGTCTGTCCTATCTCTGATCTGTGTTGGCCCAGGCCGATGCGGGCAAAGTTCTCCAGACAGCGCTGGGCCGCCGGAGCTTCCCGGACGCTCGTCAGCAGCCACTCGCGCAGGGCCAGGGCGGCCGGCTTGGCGGGAAACGCCTCGGGTGGCAGGGCGGCGCTCAGGGAATGAATCAGGTTGTGGAGAATCGTCGGGGTGAACTCGGGGTGAAACTGGGTGCCCCAGATACGCTCGCCGAGCCGAAACGCCTGGTACGGCCAGTGTTCATTGTCGGCCAGGCTGACCGCGCCCGGGGGCAGGCTGGTGACCACGTCGCCGTGGCTCATGTGGGCCAGAAAAGAGTCCGCCAGGTCTGCAAACAGGCGGTCGGCCCGTCCCTCGGCAGTCAGGCTGAGGCCGACCGTGCCCAGCTCCCAGCCCCGGGGACATTTCTCGACCCTGCCGCCAAAGGCTTGAGCCACAAGCTGATGGCCAAAACACACACCGTAGATCGGCACCTCGCGGTCTGCGGCCCGTCTCAGAAAGCCCTCGCTGCGGGCGATCCAGGCATCGCCGTCGTAGGTCGAGGCCGGCGAGCCGGTGGCGATAATACCGGCCCAGTCGGTCTCGGCCAGCGTGTCCTTACGGGCGTCGAGCACCACGCACCGCTCGTCACCCAGCAGGTTCAGAAAGGCCCGTTCATAGCGGCCCAGCTGTTCGGTCACCCGCCGGGGCAGGTCGCCAGTCTTGAGGATGAGCAGGGGCTTCATGAGATTTTATATCTCCTGCAAT comes from Desulfurellaceae bacterium and encodes:
- a CDS encoding phosphotransferase; the encoded protein is MDTSVPDGLRAAVERTWGAEIAAVEPLAGDASSRSYLRLRLRDGGPPSVVVMVLADSALPLSSEELAVFSEPLTELPYVNVDRFLRPLGMRIPDLYYDGQKEGFLLLEDIGDTPLREAAQAGSAADTEALYRQAIDQLLLLQISGTRKRDSTCIAFQQRFDRRLFAWEFEHFVEWGLEKRTGRPLPEADAKVLRPLFEDIAGRLDRAPAFLNHRDYHSWNLFVHDREIRVIDFQDALLGPATYDLATLLNDRDTPAVIAPDLEHRLVEYYYDAWHQAGGDPLSHDTVWHEYNLCLLQKACKVVGRFYYLELEKHKTGYSRYIPPTLATIRRVLERLPEYRPLQDIVARHFPQAER
- a CDS encoding acyl-CoA dehydrogenase family protein, translated to MDFNFTPEEEAFRQEVQTWLQANLPEGYDPQHFDDIDVDARFEYQRAWQKTASKDGWVGIHWPKEYGGRGASLMQMFIYNQEMAKAHAPRFANTLGLMMAGPTLIHWGTDEQKKDHLPKILSGDEIWCEGLSEPGAGSDLASMQTRAVEQGDYFVVNGQKVWTSFAHRADYIQLFVRTNPDAPKHKGISCLLVDMKTPGLSLRPLVQMTGDAEFNEVFFEDVRVPRTNLIGPKDEGWKVLVTTLMHERAGIGNELPVHRHLAELIDLAKELDLGGKPASQDPAVRQQLAQFSIECKAITYNMFRSLSKRIQGNPPGPEGSVNKLAGSELNMRLAMFATELLGPYAQLVQGSDHALRSGRWPKAALAYRLLTIAGGTSEIQRGILGDRVLGLPKG
- a CDS encoding SDR family oxidoreductase; this encodes MGKLDGKVAVVTGSGRGIGRGIVTLMAKEGAKVVVNDLGASVDGEGQDTGPAQQVVDEISAAGGQAVANTSNIATVEGGEALIQTAVDSFGKLDILVNCAGILRDRMIFNMSEEEWDAVVAVHLKGHFCTIRPASALMRQQKGGRIINFSSGSALGAPGQPNYAAAKAGILGLTYSCANALKKYGVTCNAILPGAATRMTDTIPANFAQQMGLTESSDAAQEQASPMDPANVAPIVVFLASDDAQEVTGQAFGASGYRISVYTHLEPEKTIYSPGPWDLDHLFKVFKGTLGSHLNPPRML
- a CDS encoding gamma-glutamyl-gamma-aminobutyrate hydrolase family protein (Members of this family of hydrolases with an active site Cys residue belong to MEROPS family C26.); the encoded protein is MKPLLILKTGDLPRRVTEQLGRYERAFLNLLGDERCVVLDARKDTLAETDWAGIIATGSPASTYDGDAWIARSEGFLRRAADREVPIYGVCFGHQLVAQAFGGRVEKCPRGWELGTVGLSLTAEGRADRLFADLADSFLAHMSHGDVVTSLPPGAVSLADNEHWPYQAFRLGERIWGTQFHPEFTPTILHNLIHSLSAALPPEAFPAKPAALALREWLLTSVREAPAAQRCLENFARIGLGQHRSEIGQT
- a CDS encoding LLM class flavin-dependent oxidoreductase; this encodes MAINGKRYWGILPPQTAVQILDAAKSAEELGLDGLWGIQLPGPPFLPLATAAGGTQRLKLGTGVTLAFTRSPFETALSALDLDLISGGRTVLGIGPSVRRFNENWHGVAYDPPLARLREVITLIRLIIEQGHLGKLGKWQGAYYTVDFSDLNILRPPVRPSIPIYLSALFTGAVRLAGELGDGLAGHPIWSAEWIRDRVEPNLEAGLATANKNRRDFDLNIWAYVAIHPDRRQAIADARGTVAFYSSIAQYEKYFAAHGFGEAARRAAAAAQAQDPKAMITAIPDAMVETFAVVGTPDEVRAQINARWEVADSLTLMEPSFFLKAEQVRAYQHALVETLYR
- a CDS encoding NDP-sugar synthase gives rise to the protein MLAMRAMILAAGLGTRLRPLTNTTPKALAPVADRPLIEYALRFVRAQGIHEVVINLHYLGDQIRARLGDGRDYGVRITYSVEERLLETGGGVKQAQALLDGGTFLVVNSDAILDLDLAAVLDAHRRNRAVATLVLRPDPDAASYGLLEIDQSGRLRRLRGQPAGVDEPLSAYMFTGCQILEPRVFDFMPTPTPFSLTRQTYVEMLRAGEPLYGFVHTGPWMVVDDAEGMARATQAIRSGRLRLSYL